In Bactrocera oleae isolate idBacOlea1 chromosome 5, idBacOlea1, whole genome shotgun sequence, a genomic segment contains:
- the LOC106618277 gene encoding proteoglycan 4, which produces MLLKIQLICCLALLAKAQNSIEQLPGEINFETSHKRPDENDFQTSHKIPRHSFLPETDLDLLQGTMNLLPTKERPELNPVLSALINEDVMKSIEAKRAIEKEELEQIKAEIDAARKQKEEDERRVAETSYAVLTTAAPISKAELDEDFNVGFVDQAINLDAAGTDNKKSRIEIKKGPNGQDYEYEYVYYYEDEEDAKPSEAPAKVDSSERGKSRYSNIERTTAAPASNSLVSNKAKGRSSSLNDSSADDVEAERLPANTRFPSRGKNVDAQPTPAIDSLENAAEKKKISVKRPSLELVDSATFNTDEKQVKGIRNSDTETKSAIAIEQEQAAAAAAAEKKEAEEKKRRQPTIGSDEESVTVKDADEEVEQTTLSMEKAALDLYAILQNENFNMDMTTDADTEVTTVLPDTTNPDDEGLTTLVDEEPSSTSTTTTTTTTEPTTTTTTTTTTTAAPSLFGGKRPGLNSAGRNRFKLNKGGKSEASTTTTTETPAPEAPKTGKNRFSRPSIGGRARPGARTTTAAPAPAAEEDEEIAAPKEVKPVSSGFGRGRPRNRFNLRSTTTTEKTAGADAEEANEEAPISSTTARTLRGGRPQLSLRGRSRTTTAKPAPEEEHKEEEAAASAAEEKPAPAPAKPASRFARPGANRLLPRGKVARTTEAPAADDSAADSSHHNDVKGEENGEEGAEKATEAEAKPASHHGLNRLKTRPQLHKTENAKPNAAPAPVAARKINPLLAKRRLQLGHSTTEAPAEEDNATAAEESKTEEESAPAAASADAPAAENADSAKDETADEAETTTKQQARGLGLLTQRRRLPLRKPGTIL; this is translated from the exons TCAATTAATATGCTGTCTGGCGCTGTTGGCGAAGGCGCAGAACTCCATCGAACAACTGCCGGGCgaaataaatttcgaaacttcACATAAACGACCGGACGAAAATGACTTTCAGACATCACATAAAATACCTAGACATTCTTTCTTGCCAGAaacagatttggacttactgcAGGGCACTATGAATTTACTGCCGACCAAGGAACGCCCCGAACTGAATCCCGTTTTGAGTGCGCTCATCAATGAGGATGTAATGAAGAGCATCGAGGCGAAACGTGCCATTGAGAAGGAGGAGTTGGAGCAGATTAAAGCCGAAATTGATGCGGCACGCAAGCAAAAGGAGGAAGATGAACGTAGAGTAGCCGAGACCAGTTATGCGGTATTGACAACCGCAGCGCCAATAAGCAAAGCCGAACTCGATGAAGATTTCAATGTCGGCTTTGTTGATCAGGCCATTAACTTGGATGCTGCCGGTACGGATAATAAGAAGTCGCGCATTGAAATCAAAAAGGGACCTAATGGACAAGACTACGAATATGAATATGTGTACTATTATGAAGATGAAGAAGATGCCAAGCCATCGGAAGCGCCAGCTAAAGTCGACTCAAGTGAACGCGGCAAATCACGTTACAGCAATATTGAACGCACTACAGCGGCGCCAGCAAGCAACAGTCTCGTCAGCAACAAGGCCAAGGGGCGTTCATCGAGCTTGAACGACAGCAGTGCAGACGATGTCGAAGCTGAACGGTTGCCAGCCAACACACGTTTCCCTAGCCGTGGCAAGAATGTGGATGCACAGCCAACGCCCGCTATAGATTCACTTGAAAACGCCGCCGAGAAGAAAAAGATCAGCGTAAAGCGACCCAGCTTGGAACTAGTTGATAGCGCAACCTTTAACACGGACGAGAAACAAGTGAAGGGCATCCGTAATAGCGATACTGAAACGAAATCGGCAATCGCCATTGAACAAGAGCAAGCAGCTGCAGCAGCGGCCGCTGAAAAGAAAGAAGCTGAGGAGAAGAAACGTCGTCAGCCAACCATTGGCAGTGATGAAGAAAGTGTTACCGTTAAAGATGCAGATGAAGAAGTGGAGCAGACCACATTGTCGATGGAAAAGGCCGCATTAGACTTATATGCGATTTTACAGAATGAGAACTTCAACATGGATATGACCACCGATGCTGATACCGAAGTGACGACTGTGCTGCCAGATACCACAAACCCCGATGATGAAGGCTTGACCACACTGGTGGATGAGGAGCCTAGCTCAACCTCCACAACTACCACAACAACCACCACAGAGCCAACTACGACGACAACAACCACTACAACAACCACAGCAGCGCCTTCGTTGTTTGGTGGTAAGCGTCCCGGCTTGAACTCGGCTGGACGTAATCGTTTCAAGCTGAACAAGGGTGGAAAGAGCGAAGCAAgcacaacaacgacaacagaaACACCAGCGCCGGAGGCACCGAAAACGGGCAAGA ATCGTTTCTCACGTCCATCTATTGGCGGTCGTGCACGTCCTGGCGCACGCACCACCACCGCTGCACCAGCGCCAGCTGCTGAAGAAGATGAAGAAATAGCCGCACCCAAAGAAGTGAAGCCTGTGAGCTCTGGTTTTGGACGTGGACGAC CACGCAATCGTTTCAATCTACGCAGCACTACAACTACCGAGAAAACAGCCGGCGCTGACGCTGAGGAGGCAAACGAGGAAGCACCTATTTCCAGCACGACAGCACGCACGCTGCGTGGTGGACGTCCACAATTGAGCCTGCGTGGTCGTAGCCGCACCACCACAGCCAAACCGGCCCCTGAAGAGGAGCACAAGGAAGAGGAGGCAGCCGCTAGCGCGGCCGAAGAGAAACCAGCACCTGCACCAGCGAAACCAGCATCACGTTTCGCACGACCAGGTGCCAATCGTTTGTTGCCACGCGGTAAGGTAGCACGCACCACTGAAGCACCAGCAGCTGATGACTCAGCAGCGGATAGTAGTCATCACAATGATGTTAAGGGTGAAGAAAATGGCGAAGAGGGCGCAGAAAAGGCGACCGAGGCGGAAGCTAAGCCCGCATCACACCATGGACTGAATCGTCTGAAGACGCGTCCACAATTGCATAAGACTGAGAACGCCAAACCAAACGCAGCACCAGCGCCAGTGGCGGCACGCAAAATCAATCCATTGTTGGCTAAGCGACGTCTACAGCTCGGACACTCCACCACGG AAGCGCCCGCTGAGGAGGACAACGCCACCGCTGCCGAAGAATCGAAAACGGAAGAGGAAAGTGCACCAGCAGCCGCTTCCGCCGATGCGCCTGCCGCCGAAAATGCTGACAGCGCCAAGGATGAAACTGCCGATGAAGCCGAAAcgacaacaaaacaacaagcaCGCGGTTTGGGACTGTTGACACAAAGAAGGCGTCTGCCGCTGCGCAAACCCGGCACCATACTGTAA